Proteins from a genomic interval of Trichocoleus sp.:
- the proB gene encoding glutamate 5-kinase produces MSQTLVIKIGTSSLTQPDTGYLALATIAQLVEALSQLRQQGHHVILVSSGAVGVGCARLGLTERPRTIAMKQAVAAVGQGRLMRVYDDLFSSLQQPIAQVLLTRTDLMQRGRYVNAYRTFRQLLKLGVIPIVNENDTLAVDELKFGDNDTLSARVASLVGADWLFLLTDVDRLYSADPRANPDAQPILVVDDLDQLEALNVEVGDRGTAWGTGGMITKIAAARIATTAGIRTVIMEGRSPQNILKILQGEAIGTRFEPQANPFTARKRWIAHGLVPAGKLYLDAGAVTAIRDAGKSLLAAGIRQVEGEFQPQEAVQILDYAGQEIGRGIVNYSSVELQKIRGCHSEEIPKILGYRGAETVVHRDNLVLSL; encoded by the coding sequence ATGTCGCAAACGCTCGTTATCAAAATTGGAACTTCTAGCCTGACGCAGCCCGATACAGGCTATTTAGCATTGGCAACAATCGCCCAACTCGTTGAAGCCCTCAGTCAGCTACGGCAGCAGGGGCATCATGTGATTTTGGTTTCGTCTGGGGCAGTGGGGGTGGGCTGTGCCCGTCTGGGGCTAACGGAACGTCCTCGAACGATCGCCATGAAACAAGCGGTGGCAGCCGTGGGGCAGGGTCGCCTGATGCGGGTTTATGATGACTTGTTTAGCTCCCTCCAGCAGCCGATCGCCCAGGTTTTGCTGACGCGAACTGACCTGATGCAGCGGGGTCGCTATGTCAACGCTTACCGCACCTTTCGTCAATTGCTGAAGCTGGGCGTCATCCCGATCGTGAACGAGAACGATACGTTGGCAGTCGATGAACTGAAATTTGGCGACAATGATACCCTGTCTGCCCGGGTTGCCAGTTTGGTCGGAGCCGATTGGCTGTTTCTGCTCACCGATGTCGATCGCCTTTATTCTGCTGATCCCCGCGCCAATCCAGATGCTCAACCGATTCTTGTGGTGGATGATCTTGATCAGCTAGAAGCCCTCAATGTGGAAGTGGGCGATCGAGGGACAGCTTGGGGGACTGGCGGCATGATCACAAAAATTGCGGCTGCCCGGATTGCGACCACTGCCGGAATTCGCACCGTTATTATGGAAGGACGATCGCCGCAAAACATTCTTAAAATTCTGCAAGGCGAGGCAATAGGGACAAGATTTGAGCCACAGGCAAATCCGTTTACGGCTCGAAAACGCTGGATTGCTCATGGTCTGGTTCCTGCAGGCAAACTATACCTTGATGCTGGCGCGGTCACTGCGATCCGAGATGCAGGTAAATCGCTCTTGGCTGCCGGAATTCGTCAGGTTGAGGGCGAGTTTCAACCCCAAGAAGCGGTGCAGATTTTGGATTATGCCGGGCAGGAAATTGGACGAGGCATCGTCAATTACAGCAGTGTAGAACTGCAAAAAATTCGAGGCTGTCACTCTGAGGAAATTCCCAAAATTTTGGGCTATCGCGGTGCTGAAACTGTAGTTCACCGAGACAATTTGGTGCTGAGTCTTTGA
- the gmd gene encoding GDP-mannose 4,6-dehydratase yields the protein MTERKRALITGITGQDGSYLSELLLEKGYEVHGIIRRTSTFNTDRIDHIYADPHEEGARLFLHYGDLTDGTTLRRIIEEVEPAEIYNLGAQSHVRVSFDSPEYTADAVGMGVLRILEAIRDYQHRTGNVVRFYQAGSSEMYGKVQEVPQKENTPFYPRSPYACAKVYGHWQTINYRESYNLFACNGILFNHESPRRGETFVTRKITRAIARIVAGQQKKLFMGNLDSKRDWGYAKDYVRAMWLMLQQEQPDDYVVATGETHSIHEFLDIAFGYVNLDWHDYVEFDERYLRPAEVDLLIGDPTKAKEKLGWEPSVTFEQLVYLMVEADLKAMGLVPLSGHTLRSVLDQATVRQGVGSMMA from the coding sequence ATGACAGAGCGAAAACGTGCACTGATTACGGGAATTACAGGTCAAGATGGATCATATCTCAGTGAGCTTCTGCTCGAGAAAGGATATGAGGTTCATGGCATTATCCGTCGTACCTCTACCTTCAATACCGATCGGATTGATCATATCTACGCTGACCCCCACGAAGAAGGCGCTCGGTTATTTCTACACTACGGCGACCTGACGGATGGCACAACACTTCGCCGCATCATTGAAGAAGTCGAACCCGCAGAGATTTATAATTTGGGCGCTCAGTCTCACGTTCGGGTGAGTTTTGATTCACCTGAATATACGGCTGATGCCGTCGGCATGGGAGTGTTGCGGATTCTGGAAGCAATCCGTGACTACCAGCATCGGACTGGCAATGTCGTTCGCTTCTACCAGGCAGGCTCTTCGGAAATGTATGGCAAAGTTCAGGAAGTGCCACAAAAGGAAAACACGCCCTTCTACCCCCGGAGCCCCTATGCCTGTGCCAAAGTTTATGGGCATTGGCAAACCATAAACTACCGCGAATCGTATAACCTGTTCGCTTGTAACGGCATTCTGTTCAACCATGAATCCCCCCGTCGCGGCGAAACCTTTGTGACCCGCAAAATTACTAGAGCCATTGCTCGCATTGTGGCTGGACAGCAGAAAAAGCTGTTTATGGGCAACCTGGATTCTAAGCGGGACTGGGGCTATGCCAAAGATTACGTTCGAGCCATGTGGCTGATGTTGCAGCAAGAGCAGCCGGATGATTATGTTGTGGCAACGGGCGAAACCCATTCCATCCACGAATTTTTGGATATTGCCTTTGGTTATGTCAATCTCGACTGGCACGACTATGTTGAGTTTGATGAACGGTATCTGCGTCCGGCGGAAGTGGATCTGCTGATCGGTGACCCGACCAAAGCAAAGGAAAAGCTGGGATGGGAACCCTCAGTCACATTTGAACAGCTGGTTTACTTGATGGTCGAAGCGGATCTGAAGGCAATGGGTCTTGTTCCCCTGAGTGGGCACACGCTCCGATCGGTGCTGGATCAGGCAACCGTGCGGCAAGGCGTTGGCAGCATGATGGCTTAA
- a CDS encoding GDP-L-fucose synthase, with amino-acid sequence MTSIPLDLKNQRILVTGGAGFLGRQVVAQLCQAGADPAKITAPRSREFDLRQMEACQRAVDQQDIVVHLAAHVGGIGLNREKPAELFYDNLMMGTQLIHAAYQAGIKKFVCVGTICAYPKFTPVPFKEEDLWNGYPEETNAPYGIAKKALLVQLQAYRQQYSFDGIYLLPVNLYGPEDNFDPRSSHVIPALIRKVYEAQQRGDKQIPVWGDGSPTREFLYSTDAAKGIVMGTQFYSDAEPVNLGTGSEISIKDLIHLICELMGYEGELVWESDKPNGQPRRCLDTERAKAAFGFTAEVDFRQGLKNTIDWYRQHAG; translated from the coding sequence ATGACCTCAATCCCACTCGATTTGAAAAATCAGCGCATTTTGGTAACCGGGGGTGCAGGCTTCTTGGGGCGACAAGTGGTGGCTCAACTCTGCCAGGCAGGAGCCGATCCTGCCAAAATTACAGCCCCTCGATCGCGTGAATTTGACTTGCGTCAGATGGAAGCTTGCCAGCGAGCAGTCGATCAGCAGGATATTGTGGTTCACCTTGCTGCCCATGTGGGTGGAATTGGTCTAAACCGTGAAAAGCCTGCTGAACTGTTCTATGACAATTTGATGATGGGGACACAATTGATCCATGCAGCTTACCAGGCAGGGATCAAAAAGTTCGTCTGTGTCGGCACGATTTGTGCTTACCCAAAATTCACGCCTGTGCCATTTAAGGAAGAAGATCTTTGGAACGGCTACCCAGAAGAAACCAACGCTCCCTATGGCATTGCCAAAAAAGCCTTATTGGTGCAGCTTCAGGCATACCGTCAGCAATATAGCTTTGATGGAATTTACCTCTTGCCTGTCAACCTCTACGGTCCAGAAGATAACTTTGATCCGCGTAGCTCTCATGTCATTCCGGCTCTCATCCGCAAAGTCTATGAGGCACAGCAGCGCGGAGACAAACAGATTCCGGTTTGGGGAGACGGCAGCCCAACGCGCGAGTTTCTCTACTCTACCGATGCTGCCAAAGGGATCGTCATGGGAACCCAGTTCTACAGCGATGCTGAGCCAGTAAACCTGGGAACAGGTTCCGAAATCTCCATCAAAGACCTGATTCACCTCATCTGCGAATTGATGGGCTATGAAGGGGAACTGGTGTGGGAAAGCGATAAACCAAACGGGCAACCACGTCGCTGCCTGGATACAGAACGGGCGAAAGCTGCTTTTGGTTTCACCGCCGAGGTGGATTTTCGACAAGGGTTAAAGAATACGATCGATTGGTATCGGCAGCACGCAGGCTGA
- a CDS encoding YqaE/Pmp3 family membrane protein — protein MKILKYLLAIVIPPLGILFTYGVSMTLAINILLTLLGWLPGSIHAIWAISKHEEKFGSGVA, from the coding sequence ATGAAAATCCTGAAGTACCTGCTGGCAATTGTGATTCCCCCACTGGGCATTCTGTTTACCTACGGCGTTAGTATGACTCTGGCAATCAACATTCTGCTGACATTGTTGGGCTGGCTTCCAGGCAGCATCCACGCCATTTGGGCAATCTCCAAGCATGAAGAAAAATTTGGTAGCGGAGTTGCTTGA
- the lipA gene encoding lipoyl synthase, with protein sequence MVVKPDWLRVKAPQWERVGGVKEVLRDLGLNTVCEEASCPNIGECFNAGTATFLIMGPACTRACPYCDIDFEKKPKALDPTEPDRLGEAVRRMALNHVVITSVNRDDLSDGGASQFIKCIEAVRSVSPQTTIEVLIPDLCANWEALSLLLSAKPEVLNHNTETIPRLYRKVRPQGNYDRSLELLRRSRQIAPSVYTKSGIMVGLGETDAEVRQTMEDLRSVDCDILTIGQYLQPSQKHLGVQEFVTPEQFDQWRQFGESLGFLQVVSSPLTRSSYHAEQVRELMTQNPRQTENS encoded by the coding sequence GTGGTAGTTAAGCCAGATTGGTTAAGAGTCAAGGCTCCACAGTGGGAGCGAGTCGGTGGGGTTAAAGAAGTCCTGCGCGATTTGGGGCTGAATACGGTCTGTGAAGAGGCTTCCTGCCCCAACATTGGTGAATGCTTCAATGCGGGAACTGCTACGTTTTTGATTATGGGTCCTGCCTGCACCAGGGCTTGCCCTTACTGCGATATTGACTTTGAGAAGAAGCCCAAAGCCCTCGACCCGACAGAACCCGATCGACTGGGGGAGGCTGTCCGAAGAATGGCGCTGAACCATGTGGTGATTACGTCAGTCAACCGGGATGATTTATCCGATGGTGGTGCATCACAGTTCATCAAGTGCATTGAAGCAGTGCGATCGGTTTCGCCTCAAACGACGATCGAAGTCCTAATTCCTGATCTTTGCGCTAACTGGGAAGCATTAAGTCTGCTTTTGTCTGCTAAACCAGAAGTCCTGAATCACAATACGGAAACGATTCCTCGCCTCTACCGTAAAGTGCGCCCACAAGGAAACTACGACCGATCGCTAGAGCTACTGCGTCGATCGCGGCAAATTGCACCCTCGGTCTACACCAAATCTGGAATTATGGTGGGCTTGGGCGAAACTGATGCTGAGGTACGTCAGACCATGGAAGATCTGCGATCGGTGGACTGCGATATTTTGACGATCGGGCAATATCTCCAGCCGAGCCAGAAGCACTTAGGGGTACAAGAATTCGTCACGCCAGAGCAGTTTGACCAGTGGCGACAGTTTGGCGAATCGCTAGGCTTCTTGCAGGTTGTTTCTTCTCCCCTGACTCGCAGTTCCTACCATGCCGAACAAGTCCGGGAACTAATGACCCAAAACCCTCGCCAAACTGAAAACTCCTGA
- a CDS encoding phosphoribulokinase has translation MTQRPIILGIVGDSAAGKTTLTRGIAQVLGEENVTVICTDDYHRYDRQQRAELGISALHPDCNYLDIIQQHLILLRTGQPILKPIYNHTSGTFDPPEYIKPAKFVIVEGLLGYSTRGMRDSYDVKVYLAPPEELRTFWKVKRDTRKRGYTEEQVMEQMRKRESDSEDFIRPQRQWADVIVSFYPSNGGTPRDDLLLNVRLVLRPTIPHPDFCKIVPDGSNLGSAVRLELDRDMGKPVDVLEIDGHATAQQVRELERTFCNEVPYLSKFCSLDGEDDPTIGKVVGTTGETLQSYPLAITQLLTTYHMLKALHIE, from the coding sequence ATGACCCAACGTCCGATTATTCTTGGCATTGTCGGTGATAGTGCTGCAGGCAAAACAACGCTGACTCGTGGAATTGCTCAAGTGTTGGGAGAAGAGAATGTAACGGTGATTTGCACCGATGATTACCATCGCTACGATCGCCAGCAACGAGCAGAGCTAGGCATTTCAGCCCTCCATCCAGACTGCAACTATCTAGATATTATTCAGCAGCATTTAATTTTGCTTCGCACCGGGCAGCCAATCCTGAAACCCATCTACAATCACACTTCCGGTACGTTTGATCCACCCGAATATATCAAGCCTGCCAAGTTTGTCATCGTGGAAGGGTTGTTGGGCTACTCAACAAGGGGTATGCGAGACAGCTACGATGTCAAGGTGTATCTGGCTCCGCCGGAAGAATTGCGGACTTTTTGGAAAGTCAAGCGCGACACGCGAAAGCGGGGCTATACCGAAGAGCAAGTCATGGAGCAGATGCGGAAGCGAGAATCTGACTCAGAGGATTTTATTCGTCCGCAGCGGCAATGGGCAGACGTTATTGTTAGCTTTTATCCCTCCAATGGCGGTACACCCCGAGATGACTTGCTGCTAAACGTTCGTTTAGTTTTGCGTCCGACGATTCCTCACCCAGACTTTTGTAAGATTGTCCCGGATGGCAGTAATCTCGGTTCAGCTGTACGACTCGAACTCGATCGCGATATGGGCAAGCCAGTCGATGTGCTCGAAATTGATGGCCATGCTACAGCACAACAGGTGCGCGAGTTGGAACGGACGTTCTGTAATGAAGTGCCCTATCTATCAAAATTCTGTAGCTTAGATGGTGAAGATGACCCGACGATCGGTAAGGTTGTCGGCACAACCGGAGAGACGCTGCAAAGCTATCCGCTGGCAATCACCCAACTTCTCACGACCTATCACATGCTGAAGGCACTGCATATCGAGTAG
- a CDS encoding peptidylprolyl isomerase — translation MKMTSETFLTIDEQPITIGQIFRYLQASRKLDGFIGDIVRQFVIERELQAQSQQAMSSVAIEQAVIDFRLQNQLTDPNQFQQWLTEHGLTYEAFHAQLGMNSRLKKLKEDIAAPKLQEYFIERKVFLDRVVLSRIIVADKELAEELKSQLEEGASFEQLARDYSLTDDRVMNGMVGPVSRGTMPDLLRAAVDLAQAGDIVGPLGMEERWGLFRVESVISASLDDPQIRQSLEDELFEQWLAEKMQTLPIKIQVSA, via the coding sequence ATGAAAATGACATCCGAAACTTTTCTAACAATTGATGAGCAGCCCATTACAATCGGGCAAATTTTTCGCTACTTGCAGGCGAGCCGGAAGCTGGATGGCTTTATTGGCGATATTGTGCGTCAATTTGTGATTGAGCGAGAGCTACAGGCTCAAAGTCAGCAGGCAATGAGTTCAGTGGCGATCGAACAAGCGGTGATTGACTTCCGATTGCAAAATCAACTGACTGATCCAAACCAATTTCAACAATGGCTGACAGAGCATGGGTTGACCTATGAAGCATTTCACGCCCAGCTCGGTATGAATTCTCGGCTGAAAAAGCTGAAAGAGGACATAGCCGCGCCGAAGCTGCAGGAGTACTTTATTGAACGCAAAGTATTTCTCGATCGTGTCGTGCTTTCCCGAATCATTGTGGCGGATAAGGAACTGGCGGAAGAATTAAAGAGTCAGCTTGAGGAGGGTGCTAGTTTTGAGCAGCTTGCCAGAGATTACTCCCTCACAGACGATCGCGTTATGAACGGCATGGTGGGTCCAGTCAGTCGAGGCACAATGCCCGATTTGCTCCGCGCTGCTGTCGATCTGGCACAGGCAGGAGATATTGTTGGGCCACTTGGCATGGAAGAACGCTGGGGGCTGTTCCGCGTGGAGTCAGTCATTTCGGCTTCTCTGGATGACCCCCAAATCCGCCAGAGCTTGGAAGATGAGCTATTTGAACAATGGCTCGCTGAAAAGATGCAAACCTTACCAATTAAGATTCAGGTGAGTGCATGA
- a CDS encoding type I secretion system permease/ATPase has translation MITNDLLANLSWDNPPLSWLTSEQQLKLKDQAKLRTSALGEVIWSTETPGHQFVVLAGNVRLVPTEGSPILLKAGDWFGDLLHLADQWKARAASKEVVVAEWDTETWEPIASMELGQFWASVRSRYQPNYSTAPQPVSGYPFVAGLNTAAAAITMIAQHLETPVQLDWIQRQLRGQRPKNVVDGAEKAGLQLRRLLIGNWNDLRQIKFPALLQWQQPGHWVVAYQVRGDRLIVGDPMNPGRTCESVPRALVEESWDGQLWQAELIHKQEQFNLSWFLPAVWKFRNLLVEVLIASFTLQLLGLVTPIITQVVIDKVMVQESLATLDVMAVALLWAAVFEAILGILRMFIFTHTTNRLDMALSAQLFRHLLRLPLAYFEARRVGDTVARVQELEEIRQFLTSTALTVVLDSIFSVIYLGMMFYYSPTLTGVALAVIPLFAILTLVATPILRNWLNETFNRSADSQSFLVETVTGIHSVKAHAAEKVSRDRWEGLYARFIRTGFKASTTANISNHIGDFLTSLSALLILWFGAQLVIKQQLTIGQLVAFQMLSGRVTGPLLRLVQLWQSLQEVLLAVDRIGDILNVPPEAEPGTGLVLPGLRGQVNFDQIFFRYKDTQEPILRGISFDVEPGMFVGIVGRSGSGKSTLSKLIQRLYQPEGGRILIDGFDIKSADLASLRPQIAVVLQEDFLFNGTVLENITLGNPDVTAEQVVEAARLAVAHDFICDLPDGYETNVGERGTSLSGGQRQRITLARLFLSDAPILILDEATSSLDAETEQQVLENLKRVSQGRTMFLIAHRFAPLKRADLILTMEKGVIVERGTHDALLNQKGLYWSLYQRQQASV, from the coding sequence ATGATCACCAATGATTTGCTTGCCAACCTTAGCTGGGATAATCCGCCCCTCTCCTGGCTCACGTCTGAACAGCAATTGAAGCTGAAAGATCAGGCAAAACTCCGCACCTCTGCCCTAGGTGAAGTGATTTGGTCAACTGAAACACCGGGGCATCAATTTGTGGTGCTGGCGGGAAATGTGCGGTTAGTGCCCACAGAGGGTAGCCCTATCCTATTGAAGGCAGGCGATTGGTTTGGCGATTTGCTACACCTGGCCGATCAATGGAAAGCGAGAGCAGCCAGCAAAGAAGTGGTTGTGGCAGAGTGGGATACTGAAACCTGGGAACCGATCGCCTCGATGGAACTGGGGCAATTTTGGGCTTCGGTTCGATCGCGCTATCAGCCCAACTACTCGACAGCTCCTCAGCCGGTTTCGGGTTATCCCTTTGTTGCCGGACTGAATACGGCAGCCGCCGCAATCACCATGATTGCCCAACATCTGGAAACCCCAGTGCAGCTGGACTGGATTCAGCGACAGTTGCGGGGCCAACGCCCTAAAAACGTAGTGGATGGGGCAGAGAAAGCCGGGCTACAACTGCGGCGATTATTAATTGGCAACTGGAATGACTTGAGGCAGATCAAATTTCCTGCCCTGTTGCAATGGCAGCAGCCCGGACATTGGGTTGTGGCGTATCAGGTCAGGGGCGATCGGCTGATTGTGGGTGACCCGATGAACCCGGGACGAACCTGTGAGAGTGTGCCCCGGGCACTCGTTGAGGAATCCTGGGATGGACAACTCTGGCAAGCGGAACTGATCCATAAACAAGAGCAGTTCAACTTAAGCTGGTTTTTGCCTGCGGTCTGGAAATTCCGCAATTTGCTGGTTGAGGTGTTAATTGCCTCTTTCACACTGCAACTGTTGGGTTTGGTGACGCCGATTATTACTCAGGTCGTCATCGATAAGGTGATGGTGCAGGAAAGCCTCGCCACTCTAGATGTGATGGCAGTCGCGCTCTTGTGGGCAGCCGTCTTCGAGGCGATTTTGGGCATCCTGCGGATGTTCATTTTCACCCACACAACCAATCGTTTGGATATGGCGCTGTCGGCGCAACTGTTCCGGCATTTGCTGCGCTTGCCGCTAGCTTATTTTGAGGCGCGACGAGTTGGGGATACAGTGGCGCGGGTGCAGGAGCTTGAGGAAATCCGGCAATTCCTGACCAGTACGGCGTTAACAGTAGTTTTAGACAGCATCTTCTCAGTGATTTACCTGGGGATGATGTTCTACTACAGTCCGACTTTAACAGGGGTCGCCCTGGCAGTCATTCCGCTGTTTGCCATCCTGACGCTGGTTGCCACGCCGATTCTGCGAAACTGGCTAAACGAAACTTTCAACCGCAGTGCAGATAGTCAGTCGTTTCTGGTGGAAACCGTCACCGGGATTCATTCTGTAAAAGCCCATGCTGCCGAAAAAGTATCGCGCGATCGATGGGAAGGGCTTTACGCTCGGTTTATTCGCACAGGATTTAAAGCCTCGACCACTGCCAATATCAGTAACCACATTGGTGATTTTCTCACCAGTTTGTCAGCACTGTTGATTCTCTGGTTTGGGGCACAGTTGGTAATCAAACAACAATTAACGATCGGTCAACTTGTCGCTTTTCAGATGCTCTCTGGTCGGGTGACAGGTCCTCTGCTGCGATTGGTGCAATTGTGGCAAAGCCTTCAGGAAGTGCTGCTGGCGGTCGATCGGATTGGCGATATCCTCAATGTCCCTCCAGAAGCAGAACCCGGCACAGGTTTAGTGCTGCCTGGGCTGCGAGGTCAGGTGAATTTTGATCAGATCTTTTTCCGCTACAAAGATACGCAAGAACCTATTCTGCGCGGCATTTCGTTTGATGTAGAACCGGGGATGTTTGTCGGCATTGTTGGGCGTAGTGGTTCAGGGAAGAGTACGCTCTCAAAGCTAATTCAGCGACTTTATCAGCCAGAGGGCGGGCGAATCTTGATTGATGGGTTTGACATCAAGAGTGCCGATCTCGCATCGCTACGTCCCCAGATTGCGGTGGTGCTGCAGGAAGATTTCCTGTTCAATGGCACCGTTTTGGAGAACATTACATTGGGCAACCCCGATGTCACAGCAGAACAGGTTGTGGAAGCGGCTCGGCTGGCAGTGGCACATGATTTTATTTGTGACCTACCAGATGGCTATGAAACCAACGTTGGTGAACGAGGCACTTCGCTTTCAGGTGGACAGCGGCAGCGCATTACGCTCGCAAGACTCTTCCTTTCCGATGCGCCAATCCTGATTCTTGATGAAGCAACCAGCAGTTTGGATGCGGAAACCGAACAGCAGGTACTCGAAAACCTGAAGCGCGTCTCTCAGGGTCGCACAATGTTTTTGATTGCTCACCGCTTTGCGCCACTCAAGCGAGCCGATTTAATTTTAACGATGGAGAAAGGCGTTATTGTCGAACGCGGCACCCATGATGCGCTGCTGAACCAAAAAGGGTTGTACTGGTCACTTTATCAGCGGCAGCAAGCTTCGGTGTAA
- the guaD gene encoding guanine deaminase, producing the protein MTSTSNRSMQVIRGSFLDFIADPFHCSEESSVRYIPDGLLVVADGKILEFGPYNRLHEQYAAVPQISYPDRLIMPGFIDTHIHYSQLEMIAAHGEQLLEWLNKYTFPTEGKFKDKTYAQKVASLFLDELIKNGTTTALVFTTVYPQSVDAFFEAASDRNLRMIAGKVLMDRNAPDFLQDSPETAYEDSKKLIQKWHHHRRLLYAITPRFAVTSTMEQLRLAGKLLQEFPDVYLHTHLSENVKEVELIKSLFPDSQGYLDVYDQAGLVGERSIFAHGVQLTDAEFQRLSEAKSAISFCPTSNLFLGSGLFKLHQAKSATSPVKVGLGTDVGAGTSFSILQTAAEAYKVAQLQGRSLSSFQALFLSTLGGAKALCLEDKLGNFNPGKEADFIVLNLQATPLMAIRNSHASAESIEDLAEAVFGMMILGDDRAVQATFIAGELAYEKGLPV; encoded by the coding sequence ATGACATCTACGAGTAATCGATCGATGCAGGTGATTCGCGGCTCCTTTCTAGATTTTATTGCTGATCCGTTTCATTGCAGTGAAGAGAGTAGTGTTCGCTATATCCCTGATGGGCTACTCGTTGTTGCAGACGGCAAGATTCTGGAATTTGGTCCCTATAACAGGTTGCATGAACAGTATGCTGCTGTCCCTCAAATCTCCTACCCCGATCGCCTCATTATGCCGGGGTTTATTGATACTCACATTCACTATTCCCAACTTGAAATGATTGCTGCCCATGGAGAGCAGCTTTTAGAATGGCTTAATAAATACACATTTCCAACTGAGGGAAAGTTTAAAGACAAGACATACGCCCAAAAAGTTGCCTCGCTTTTTCTAGATGAGTTGATTAAAAACGGTACGACAACTGCGCTTGTCTTTACAACAGTTTATCCACAGTCAGTAGATGCCTTCTTTGAAGCAGCCAGCGATCGAAATCTGAGGATGATTGCCGGAAAAGTATTGATGGATCGAAATGCTCCAGATTTTTTGCAGGACAGCCCTGAAACTGCCTATGAAGACAGCAAAAAGCTGATTCAAAAGTGGCATCACCATCGCCGTTTGTTGTATGCGATTACTCCTCGTTTTGCTGTTACTTCGACAATGGAGCAGCTTCGCTTAGCCGGAAAGCTTTTGCAAGAATTTCCCGACGTTTATCTGCATACTCACCTTTCTGAAAATGTTAAAGAAGTTGAATTAATCAAATCACTCTTTCCTGACTCTCAGGGATATCTAGATGTTTATGATCAGGCAGGATTGGTGGGTGAACGATCGATCTTTGCTCACGGAGTTCAACTGACTGATGCTGAGTTTCAACGGCTTTCTGAAGCAAAATCAGCAATTTCATTTTGCCCAACATCAAATTTATTTCTTGGCAGTGGATTGTTTAAACTCCATCAAGCAAAATCTGCTACATCTCCGGTCAAGGTTGGTTTAGGGACAGATGTGGGGGCAGGAACCAGTTTCTCAATTTTGCAAACTGCGGCAGAAGCCTATAAAGTTGCTCAACTCCAGGGACGATCGCTCTCCTCCTTTCAAGCACTCTTTTTGTCTACACTAGGGGGTGCCAAAGCCCTTTGCCTGGAGGATAAGCTCGGCAATTTTAATCCAGGTAAAGAAGCCGATTTTATTGTGCTTAACCTGCAAGCTACACCGCTGATGGCAATTCGGAATTCTCACGCTTCAGCAGAGTCGATCGAAGACTTAGCAGAGGCAGTGTTTGGCATGATGATTTTAGGAGACGATCGTGCCGTTCAAGCAACCTTCATCGCTGGCGAACTAGCTTATGAGAAGGGGCTGCCTGTGTGA